The Neurospora crassa OR74A linkage group V, whole genome shotgun sequence sequence GGAACAGGTCGTCAGTAGTCGTTGTTAACTGGTTACAAGAAGCACAGTCATGATTATAGTGAACGCTGCGCGAGTGGTATTTGAACAAAGAGACATGAGAATGACATGAACATATGTACAGAGGTGTTTTTGTGGTTGTTGCCGGCTCAAGTGTGAggcacaacaacaaacacttCACCAACTAACCAACCCCCCCATTTCGGCTGCCGACCAAAACCAACTGACCCATTTTCCGTTttccttcccccttcccacccagcctctacctacctacctacctacccattcCTGATCGTACAAAGGCGTGTGCAAATAGTCGTGACCAAACTGCGTCTCTGTCTCTCCCCTTTTTTATGCGCTGTGCTGTGACTAGTAATACAAAGTGTGGGTATGGCAATAATCTCCTTCCTGGCTTTccatctctccttcttcttcttcttctttttcttcctcctcctcctcatgtTATCGCTGGCAGGCTTGGATATGGCAGATCGAAGAATTGGCAGGCCGGTCGGATGGTCGGTGATGAGGCTGGggtggttgttggtttgCTGGTGGTATATATCTACCGCAGCCCCTTTGTGCGCGTATCTCGGAGACAACCAACTCAACTCAGTCGACCCGTCGCGCATAACGATGGGCTGAGCTGAGCTAGGAAATTGGCCCTGCCGCTTTTAGCGGTGTCTCATACCGGGCAAGATGAACAGGCTTTTCCCCCCAGCCCGCTCGCCAGCTAGACCAGAACAACAGGTTACCaagaaatagtataaatgCCGCGCACGGGGAAGCAAAGCAACCGAAAGCCggaccagaccagaccaggccactccctctttctcctttctCCCTCATCCGcagcctcctccgccctggaaaggcttcctcctcttcttcctcccccttcttcaacGTTTTCCCCCAACCCCAGTCCATCCGCATCTATATCTCGCCACGATGCAACAtctcctttctcctcctgGCATCCAGCTTGGCCGCCGCTCTCCGGGGGCCCCAGTTCTCGGCAGTCCTGGCGCGCGCGAGCTTGTGCTGCTCCTGGTGCTCGCGAGGCGCCTGGGTGCACATCATGATAAACACCTTTGTGCAGTTATACTTGTTGCTGAGGTAAGTGACGCTGTACTTCTTGGGGTCCTTGGCGCGCAGCTCGCGGATCTCCTCGACCTGCTCGGGCGTGACGTTGTACGACTTTGTGGGGTTGTAGAGCACGGGCGGTAGGTCTCCGTGCTggtcggcagcggcggcatcGGTGGAGCTGGACTCTGGCGTGGTGATGGGGGCTTGAGGGGGCTTGAAGAGCTTGTAGATGTTTGCGCGGCGGCGCGGGTCGGAGCGCGGGAGGAACTTGAAGGGCGTGTGGTAGACCGAGGCCTCGGACGAGGGAGGGTTGAAGATGATGCGGTCGCCTTCGACGGGCACGTTGAGGAAGGACTCGTGCGGAGGAATGTTGAGCATGCGTTTTGTGCGGTTCGCGGTCGACTGGTAGCGGACGGAAAtgccggcgacggcggcggccttttgggaggaggaggaagaggaggagagcgcgacgcggcggcagcaggtgGCCACGGGCCGGAACAGGGAAAGAGAAGCCTCCATTTTTGTTGGTAGTCTCTGTTGCTTTGTTTACACTCTGACCGTCGTGCTGTGGCTTCAGTGAAGAAGTTGTACAGACGGGGACGACGGGATTGGTCGGAGAGCCGAGGTGGGTGGGATCGTCGAAAGAGGGGACGAGGGTTCGAGTTGCAGGCGATTtgcggaaaaaaaaaataaaaaaatagagACGACGGCTTAACAAAGTTCAGCAAGATTATGAGAGGTCTCTCTGTTATTTTTCAGGATCACGTTTCCGTCGCAAACTGCAAATTGGACGCCTGTTGATTCTCTGGATATCGCGAATGCGGGGGATCTGGTCGTCCAATTGTTCACCCGTCCACCTCAATCGGCGTCTCTGTCTCTCAACGAGCTCCGCGTGCTTGCCATCCCACATTGGACATGAACTTTTTCTCGGGAAACCGCTTAATCATGGTCACGTGCTTGGTGCACGGTCCGCGTACGCCGTTCGAAAGTAAACAACAAACGCTTGGGCCATCCGTCGGGAGCTGCGGGCTATCTGCTCCACTCCTCCGCTCCAATTCCCGATTTTCTGCGGACCTTGACGGCCGGACACAGTGGGTCTGTTCGGTTCATCCCATGTTGTTTTTGTCTGAGCACCAACCGGGCCCCGCCCGGTTTCCCGGATAGATTCGGCCCATTAATACATTCCTCTTTTCCCATTTGGGCCCGGCAACCTTCCACATGTCCCAGATACTACTCGTTAGTCGTTACCTGGGTCAGATTGTCCATCGGTGACCGGAGACTACGGGTACCGCATAAACCGCGAAATGCGTGTGGAACAATAATCATGCTTTCTGTACACAAGACACGATCACGATGTTTGTCCGGTCGGCCCATCTGGCTTTCGTCGGAGTGTATCGGGACACCTCTGAGGCGAATTGGAAACGCGTGACGATTATGCAGGGGTTTTGAGGTGAGCTAACAAAGCTCTTCACAT is a genomic window containing:
- a CDS encoding 60S ribosomal protein L20, yielding MEASLSLFRPVATCCRRVALSSSSSSSQKAAAVAGISVRYQSTANRTKRMLNIPPHESFLNVPVEGDRIIFNPPSSEASVYHTPFKFLPRSDPRRRANIYKLFKPPQAPITTPESSSTDAAAADQHGDLPPVLYNPTKSYNVTPEQVEEIRELRAKDPKKYSVTYLSNKYNCTKVFIMMCTQAPREHQEQHKLARARTAENWGPRRAAAKLDARRRKEMLHRGEI